From the genome of Alicyclobacillus sp. SO9:
AGGTGTCGGACTACATTCGCTCGAACGTTTTTATCACAAGCTCCGGCATGTTCAACCCGGCGCTGCTCCATCATGCCTTAGAGGCCACGACGATTGACCACCTGCTGTTCTCCACGGATTATCCGTTCCAACGGCCCACCCAGTCCGATGTTCAGCAGTTGCTAAATGAGTTTGACAATGACGAAGAACGCAACAAGTTCAGCGGTGACAATGCGCGTCGCCTCTTCGGTATCGAATCGTCAAACAAGTGAACTGCGGCGGAGGCAAATTCAACAAAGAATTTTCGCTAACTCCAGTTAGGTAATACTTGAAAATTCGGGTCGGATTTGTACGACGAGTATTTTGCCGCAATTGCAGGAATCTTAGACCGTAGTTGCGCTACGTAGTTCTCTTGCTTCGGCGATTGTATCACAAGCGCATGAGCGAACATGGCAATCCAGTCTCTTGCATGCTTAACAGAGACAAGAGACCCGCTGCTAGTACCATAGGGAGGCAAAATGTTCATATAAACAACCTCAAGCCCATAATCGATTTCCTGCACCTCAGTTTTAGAAAAGCCCTCAGGCAGCAATTCTCTTATTTTGCAACCTTTGAGAGTTTTTAGCTGTTAGGTTAGGAGACATTCCCAACCCCATACGCATTCACATTAAGCTGTCAGCACCCCCTCCCTTGTAGCTCCTAATATGCGGAGACATAAGGGTAAAAGCGCCGACTACAACGGTTGCGACCCCTGACACAAAGGTTAATCCTGTAATTCCAAGGGGCGTTGCCAACAAACCAGACAACCAACTGCCGGCAGGCTGCCCGAGGCCGGTAATGGGGCGGATTGTACTTGACACTTTTGCTTGCATTCGAATTGGAATGATGTGTTGAATGACGGTCTTATAAAGTGGTTCATAGGGCGTATAGACAAAGCCATTCACCAGCATGATGACAAGAACCATCCAGTACTGATGGGCGAATGCTAACAGGCCCGTTAGTATCCCCCAAAACACAATGACTGCCGCCATCGACGGACCGATAGGCCATATCCAAGCTTTTCTCGAGAAAATGATTCCGCCAACAAAGGAGCCTATCGCGAAAGCCGACCACAGTACTCCGTAGGCCCTCGCACCTCCAAAATGATTGCGAGCCATTAACGGTAGAAAAACAGCATAGACGCCAAAGAAAAAGTTGAAGAAGAAAGTCAGCCCTGCAAGTTGCAGGAGCAAGGAACGCTCCTTCAGCATTTTTACCCCGTCCAACAGATTTTTGGACAGCTGAGAAAACGGAGTACCAGGGGTGTGCAGAGCTGATGGAATAGAAAACAAAAAAGCAGCGCAAAGGACAAAACTCAGGGAATCAATCACCAACACAGGTCCATAGCCTAGCCAGGACACGGAAAATCCAGCAATCGCCGGACCAACGAGCCATGTGAGATGGAGGTAGACATCGTCGAAAAAGTTTGCTGCACTTCTCTCTTCCCTAGAAATAAGTTCGGCAATCAGTTGTGAACGTCCTGTCGAAGTCAGAGGCGAGACAACCGAGCCCAACGCCAATAAAACAAAGCTTATCCAAATCGAATGAACCCCGGAGTAACTCGTTACGGCAATGCCGCCGTAAATCAGTGAGAGCAACAAATTCCCCAGCACCATCAATCTTGGACGTGAGTATCTGTCTCCAAGCACTCCTGCAAATGGATTCACAAGCGCTCTCGGGACACCAACACACAGAGAAATTAACCCTACGGCGGCCGGTGAATTGGTCTTATCCAGGACCATCCAAAGCACTGCTGCCTCTCCGAGTTCGTTGCCAAGTCCAGAGATTACGGATCCGAGCCACAGGTTTCGAAAGAATTTGCTCCGTATAAAGATAGATAAGCCCTCATGTCGTATTTGCATAGACGTCTCCCAAAGGCAAGAGGAATTCATTCACATTGAAGTTCCCGCAAGATTACAAAATTTTGAATCCGATGGTGTATTTTTGCTAGACTTGTCATCAGTCTATTCCGTACCTTATTGTACCATGTCCGACCTATACCAACAGAAATTCCAGTCTCGCCGATGTCAGGGGCACCTCACAGGCAATGTTGAGTGGATGTCACTGTGTCTTCGTTCAGTGCCCCAAACTCCGGAATCATGTCAACACTGTGCTTACCACGCAGACAGCATGTTGACACTAGACCATCCCAGGAGTGCCAGTAACATGATGCGAATCACCGCTGCTGGCACCCGCAGCGTAAGCCTGCTCCCAATCATGATGCCGGGGATGGATCCAATCAACAGATACAACAGTGTAATCGGATTGACTGCTCCGACAGCCCAGTGAGCAATTGCGGCAATCCCGGTCATAAGCACACTTTGAACTAAATCTGTCCCTACCAGTTTGGCGGCAGAAATGGGATAGACAACAGCTAGAACAGCTAGGTACAATGAGCCGCTCCCGACAGAAGTAACCCCCACTATCACTCCTGTAAAAACTCCCAGTGCAACTAGAATTGGTTTTAAAAATCGTGTCATGGGACGGATTGTGGTACGTCTCCGAATAAACCACTGAAAGACGAGTATGGCTGTAGTTGCGATATACACAGCACCAAGGGCATGGGAAACAATCCGGTTGACTTCCTGCACTGATGTGAAGTACTTCAAGGCGGACATTGTCACAGATCCGAGCACAGCTCCAGGTATACTGCCATAGGACAACCAACGAACAGCAAAAAAATCCACCGTCTTCTGGCGCATATGCTGAAACGACCCAACCGCCTTTGTCACAAAGGCATACGCCAAGTCCGTTCCCACCGCCATCTCCGGAGTCATGTGAAACCACAAAATGAGAAGCGGGGTCATCACCAGAGCTCCGCCGATTCCTGATACACCTACCAGAACACCCACTGCAAACCCTGCGATACTGTAATCCATCAGTTGATCCCACCGCCTGAGAGAGACTTCACTGCCTTGATAGAGTACTCCAGCAACGCCGCATTCTTCTCGCGTGTGGCCTTGAGGTAGTCCCGTTTGAATCAGCGAATAGAGGGGTGATGCTGATAATGCTCCATCAGCACATCGACCACTTCTGCCCGGCTAAACTCAGGTGGGGGTGCAATCCCTTCTCGCAACATCTGCCGTACTTTTGTACCAGAAAGAATGACTCTGTCTGTTTCAGAATGCGGACAAGATTTTGTTGTGGCCATTCCAGAGCATTTTCTACAGTAAAATGCATGCTCAAAAAACAACGGTGTGATGCCTAGTTCTTCTGCTGAAAAGTTCTCAAATATTTTCTGTGCGTCATATGTGCCGTAGTAATCGCCGACTCCAGCGTGATCGCGCCCGACAATAAAGTGGGTACAACCATAGTTCCGACGGACCAGCGCGTGCATAATAGCTTCTCTCGGACCAGCGTACCGCATCGCAGCCTTGTACACACCGAAAAACACTCTATCTTTTGGGTAGTAGTATTGGAGTATCGCTTGGTAGGCGCGGAGGCGAACTTCAGCCGGGACATCATCGCTTTTCGTCGGGCCGACCAGAGGGTTTAGAAAAAGACCGTCAACCGTCTCCAGTGCCGTCTTCTGAATATACTCATGAGCTCGGTGAATCGGATTGCGCGTCTGAAATCCGACAATTGTCTTCCATCCAAATTTCGCAAACTGTTGACGGGTCTGTTCTGGGGTATAAAAGGAGTCGGAAAATGCATCCGTTCGTTCGTCCCGCAACACTTGAACAGGTCCGCCTAAGTACGTGGAACCCCGGGTATACAGCCTGTTTACACCAGGATGTGCAGTATCGGTGGTTTTGTACACCCTTTGCGCTTCATGCAGAATCTGCGGCTGATAAATACTTTCAACACGCATCACAGCTGCCAAGGTTCCATCCTGCCGGATAATAGCGATGTCATCCTGGAATTTGATTTTAGCCGCTGTCTCGTCTGTTACCGGCAAAGTAATGGGGATGGGCCAAACCGATCCGTTTTGCAGACGCATGTTTTCGACTACAGAGTTGTAGTCCCCTTCCGACATAAATCCGGACAGCGGAGAAAAAGCACCAACCCCGATTTGAATCAAGTCAGATTCCGTAATTTCATCTGCAACCACATGCCTAAGCCCCAACGCGTATTTCTTTAGCTTTGCCTCGAGGTTGTCTGGAACCATACAATTTGTCACTGCGTCACCTCTTGTCACTGCGTCACCTCGTTTGAAGATCTGCTTCAGGAAGATAGACGGACAATTACCGCGCACGCTATTTGTGTAAGCCGCACTCAGTTTTAAGCTGCCCGGCCCACCGCCCGCTGCGCGGATCTGCTCCAGGTTTCACGGGCAGTGTGCAATAGGCGCAGCCTATACTCGGGTAACCGTTGTCATGCAGGGGATTATAAGGAACCTTATGGGTGCGAATG
Proteins encoded in this window:
- a CDS encoding MFS transporter; translation: MQIRHEGLSIFIRSKFFRNLWLGSVISGLGNELGEAAVLWMVLDKTNSPAAVGLISLCVGVPRALVNPFAGVLGDRYSRPRLMVLGNLLLSLIYGGIAVTSYSGVHSIWISFVLLALGSVVSPLTSTGRSQLIAELISREERSAANFFDDVYLHLTWLVGPAIAGFSVSWLGYGPVLVIDSLSFVLCAAFLFSIPSALHTPGTPFSQLSKNLLDGVKMLKERSLLLQLAGLTFFFNFFFGVYAVFLPLMARNHFGGARAYGVLWSAFAIGSFVGGIIFSRKAWIWPIGPSMAAVIVFWGILTGLLAFAHQYWMVLVIMLVNGFVYTPYEPLYKTVIQHIIPIRMQAKVSSTIRPITGLGQPAGSWLSGLLATPLGITGLTFVSGVATVVVGAFTLMSPHIRSYKGGGADSLM
- a CDS encoding sulfite exporter TauE/SafE family protein; the protein is MDYSIAGFAVGVLVGVSGIGGALVMTPLLILWFHMTPEMAVGTDLAYAFVTKAVGSFQHMRQKTVDFFAVRWLSYGSIPGAVLGSVTMSALKYFTSVQEVNRIVSHALGAVYIATTAILVFQWFIRRRTTIRPMTRFLKPILVALGVFTGVIVGVTSVGSGSLYLAVLAVVYPISAAKLVGTDLVQSVLMTGIAAIAHWAVGAVNPITLLYLLIGSIPGIMIGSRLTLRVPAAVIRIMLLALLGWSSVNMLSAW
- the sat gene encoding sulfate adenylyltransferase, producing the protein MTRGDAVTNCMVPDNLEAKLKKYALGLRHVVADEITESDLIQIGVGAFSPLSGFMSEGDYNSVVENMRLQNGSVWPIPITLPVTDETAAKIKFQDDIAIIRQDGTLAAVMRVESIYQPQILHEAQRVYKTTDTAHPGVNRLYTRGSTYLGGPVQVLRDERTDAFSDSFYTPEQTRQQFAKFGWKTIVGFQTRNPIHRAHEYIQKTALETVDGLFLNPLVGPTKSDDVPAEVRLRAYQAILQYYYPKDRVFFGVYKAAMRYAGPREAIMHALVRRNYGCTHFIVGRDHAGVGDYYGTYDAQKIFENFSAEELGITPLFFEHAFYCRKCSGMATTKSCPHSETDRVILSGTKVRQMLREGIAPPPEFSRAEVVDVLMEHYQHHPSIR